Below is a window of Desmonostoc muscorum LEGE 12446 DNA.
TCTTTATTTAGCAAACAAAGAATCTCTTCTACCCGGACAACCTTTGCTAAAATTATTGCGAGAAAAAGCTATTACTCACGTCACCCTTCCGCCAGCAGTATTAGCAGTCCTACCGACAGAATCACTACCGGCATTGCAAACTATTATCTGTGCAGGTGAATCCTGTACCGATGATATTGTAAAACGTTGGTGGAACTCTCAGCGTCGGTTTTTTAATGCTTATGGACCTACTGAAGCAACAGTTTGGTCAACCGTTGCAGAGATTAGTACTATGAGTGAAAAACCGCCCATTGGTCGCCCTATTGCTAACACTCAAATTTATATATTAGATAAGTATTTACAACCTTTACCAATTGGAATTATTGGCGAATTATATATAAGTGGTGAGGGATTGGCACAAGGCTATCTTAATCACCCTGAATTAACTATTGAAAAGTTTATTCCCAATCCTTTTAGTGATAAAAAGGGGGCGCGACTTTACAAGACAGGTGATTTAGCTCGGTATCGCCCGGACGGTAATATTGAATTTTTAGGACGCATCGATAATCAAGTAAAAATTCGTGGATTCCGCGTTGAGTTGTCAGAAATTGAAACAGTCCTGAGTCAGCATCAAAGTGTGCAAAAAGTAGTAGTAATTGTTAAAAAAAACGTGTTTGCTGATAAGTACTTAGTGGCTTATATTGTTCCCAATATAGAGACGCAAAATTTCTCATCTCTACTACGTAAATTTTTAAAAGAAAAATTGCCAGAATACATGATCCCAAAAGCTTTTGTAATGCTGGATTCTCTGCCGCTAACAGTTAATGGCAAAGTAGATCGTTATGTGCTAACAGCACTCAACACTCCAACTAGCCACTTAATAGATAAAGCATTTATCGCTCCTCGGACTCCAACCGAGTCAACCTTAGCAAAAATTTGGGCTGAAGTGCTTAATATTGAGCATGTGGGTATTTACGATAACTTCTTTGACTTGGGAGGAGATTCGCTGTTAACTGTACACCTGATGAAGCAGATACACAAGCATTTTGAGCGCGAATTGCCGCTATCTAGCTTATTTTTAAATCCGACAATTGAAAGTTTAGCAACTGCTCTATCCTCAAAAGCAGATTCTCTTCCCTGGTCGCCCTTAGTTCCGATTCAACCTGCTGGTTCAAGCCCACCTTTTTTCTGCATACATCCGATTTTTGGTGTTGTTTTTCCTTATTACGAATTAGCTACTAATTTGGGAAAAAATCAACCATTTTATGGGCTACAACCTATTGGACTTGATGGGAAAACTGCTCCATTAACTCACATTGAGGATATGGCTGCTCACTACATTGAAGCATTGCGTAGAGTTCAGCCTAAAGGCCCTTATTTTTTAGGCGGTTGGTCTTTTGGAGGTTGGGTTGCTTTTGAAATGGCTCAACAACTCCAAAAGTCTGGGGAAGAAGTAGTTTTACTCGCTGTGCTTGACACTTTAGCACCAATTCCAGGCAATATACCTTCTTTGGGTAATGGTTTCAAGTTTATGCTGACGACAGTGGCGCGATATATATGGCCCTTTTTCCTCGATTATTTTTATCTAATCATCGCGATCACTAAGAATCGAATTAATAGTTTAACTTCTCGGTTGACTAATTTTAATAAAATTGTGCAAAACTCCTTTTGGGAGTCGCTAACGCGATCGCTTCAAACAAATCTCTTCTCTCACTTCATCCTAAAAGAGGATGCCCCAGTTAACGTTATACCTGAAAAATCCAAGTTAAGACTTTTAAGCGAGTTAGCAATTCGTCCAATGCTTCATGTTTTTTATGCCAATAGCCAAGCAGTTCTTAACTACGTTCCGCAAGCTTACTCTAAACGAATTCATCTTTTCAGAACAAAGGTTCAATCAAGCATTGCCAAGGAAGATCCGAGTCTGGGTTGGGATCAGCTAACTGTAGGAGGAACAGAAATTCATCATATTCCTGGCAATCACCTAACTATGCTGAGAAAACCACATATCCCAATTCTCGCCGCACAGCTAAGAGCTTGTATTGAGAAAGCACAGAATTTAAAATAAGGATCAATATGTCTTCTGAAGAAGTCTTCGTTTTTCCAGCATCTTTTGCTCAACAACGGCTATGGTTTCTCGATCAGTTGATCCCCGACAATAGTATCTACAATGTGCCGACAGTAATTCGTTTGACAGGTTCGCTGAAATTAACCGCACTAGAAGAGGCTTTTAACGAAATCGTGCGTCGCCACGAAACCTTACGCACAACTTTTATTGTGTCGGATGGGCAACCCCTACAGGCTATTGCACCCAGCTTAACAATACCTCTTTCTGTATTAGACCTCCAGCAATTGCCAGATGATGAACAAGAGGTTAAAGCAAAGTGCATTATTACCGCAGAGATAGAACATCCCTTCGATTTATCCTCCGGGCCATTGCTGCAAGTAATACTCCTCGTCCTTTCTGAGACAGAACATATTCTATTACTGAATATGCACCACATTATCTGCGACGATTGGTCTATGGGGGTACTGATTCGGGAACTGGGAACGCTGTACGCAGCTTTTGCACAAAACCAGCCTTCTCCTTTATTAGAACTGCCTCTTCAGTACGCCGATTTTGCTCACTGGCAGCGCGAGTGGCTCCAAGGAGAAGTACTTCAAACCCAGTTAGCTTACTGGCGGGAGCAATTAAACGATATTTCCATACTGCATTTGCCTACTGACAAACCAAGGCCAGCTATACAAAGCTATCAAGGAGCAACCCAATTTCTAGAGTTACCGCTCAAGCTAATTGATGCACTAGAAAAGCTGTCACAGCAAGAAAGTGCAACATTATTTATGACGTTGCTGGCAGCATTTCAAACATTACTTTATCGCTATACACACCAAGAAGATATCGCGGTAGGTTCGCCAATTGCTAACCGGAATCGCAGCGAAATTGAAGGAATAATTGGTTTTTTTGTCAATAGTTTGGTGCTACGTAGCAACTTATCTGGAAATCCCTCTTTTCGGGAACTACTAGGCAGAGTCCGGGAAGTAACGTTAGGAGCATACAGCCACCAAGATTTGCCATTTGAAAAGTTAGTTGAAGAGCTACATCCAGAGCGTAACTTGAGCTATCATCCGCTATTTAAAGTAGTATTTGGTTTTCAGAATGCGCCAATGTCAGCGCTAGAACTGCCTGGATTAATACCTAGCTTCATGAATATTGACTTGAAAAAAACACGTTTTGATTTGGAACTGCATTTGTGGAAGTGTTCTGAGGATTTTAGGAGCTTATGGGGCGGAAATTGGGAGTATTCTGAAGGTTTTCGAGGCGTAATGGTTTACAACACAGATTTATTTGATAAAGCTACTATTAGCCGGATGGTGGAACATTTTAAAACTCTGTTGTCAGCTATTGTTGCAAATCCAGAAGAACGAATTGCAAATTTACCGTTATTAAGTGAAACAGAGTTACATCAGGTATTGGTGAAATGGAATAACACCCAAGCAGATTATCCTCAATATAAGTGTATCCATCAATTGTTTGAAGAAAAGGTACAGCAGTATCCTGATTCTATAGCAGTAAACTTTGCTAACGAGCAACTGACTTATCAAGAGTTGAATACTCGCAGCAATAAACTAGCACACCACTTACAAAAAATCGGAGTATCTTCAGAAGTTTTAGTCGGCATTTGTATCTCACAGTCTATAGAAATAATAATCGGGTTATTGGGAATTCTTAAAGCAGGGGGAGCGTATGTTCCATTAGACTCCAGTTATCCTCAAGAGCGTCTAAATTTTATGCTTGAAGATGCACAAGTTTCAGTGTTGCTAACACAAGAAAACTTGCTCAAGTATTTTGAAGGTTTCTCAAATCCAATTATTTCTATAGATAAAGACTGGAAAATTATTACGCAAGAAAAGGAAGACAATATTAAAAGCGATTTAAATAGTGATAGTTTAGCCTATATTATTTACACCTCTGGTTCTACAGGAAAACCCAAGGGAGTTGCTGTACCTCACAAAGCTGTAAATCGGTTAGTGTGCAATACTAACTATATAAAATTGTTACCATCTGATAAAGTCGCCCAAGCCTCAAACGCTTCTTTTGATGCTGCTACATTCGAGATTTGGGGAGCGCTACTTAACGGCGCTCAACTTGTAGGAATTAGTAAAGATGTAACCCTTTCGCCTCATGAATTGGCACTACAATTACGAGAAAAAGATATCAACATTATATTTTTGACTACCGCCTTACTTCAACAGATTGTTAGAGATGTTCCGCAAGCTTTTGCGACCTTGAAATATTTACTGTTTGGTGGTGAAACCGTTGATAAGAGATGGATTAAAAAAATTCTTCAATCTGGTGCGCCAAAACACTTAATTCATGTTTAT
It encodes the following:
- a CDS encoding non-ribosomal peptide synthetase → MSSEEVFVFPASFAQQRLWFLDQLIPDNSIYNVPTVIRLTGSLKLTALEEAFNEIVRRHETLRTTFIVSDGQPLQAIAPSLTIPLSVLDLQQLPDDEQEVKAKCIITAEIEHPFDLSSGPLLQVILLVLSETEHILLLNMHHIICDDWSMGVLIRELGTLYAAFAQNQPSPLLELPLQYADFAHWQREWLQGEVLQTQLAYWREQLNDISILHLPTDKPRPAIQSYQGATQFLELPLKLIDALEKLSQQESATLFMTLLAAFQTLLYRYTHQEDIAVGSPIANRNRSEIEGIIGFFVNSLVLRSNLSGNPSFRELLGRVREVTLGAYSHQDLPFEKLVEELHPERNLSYHPLFKVVFGFQNAPMSALELPGLIPSFMNIDLKKTRFDLELHLWKCSEDFRSLWGGNWEYSEGFRGVMVYNTDLFDKATISRMVEHFKTLLSAIVANPEERIANLPLLSETELHQVLVKWNNTQADYPQYKCIHQLFEEKVQQYPDSIAVNFANEQLTYQELNTRSNKLAHHLQKIGVSSEVLVGICISQSIEIIIGLLGILKAGGAYVPLDSSYPQERLNFMLEDAQVSVLLTQENLLKYFEGFSNPIISIDKDWKIITQEKEDNIKSDLNSDSLAYIIYTSGSTGKPKGVAVPHKAVNRLVCNTNYIKLLPSDKVAQASNASFDAATFEIWGALLNGAQLVGISKDVTLSPHELALQLREKDINIIFLTTALLQQIVRDVPQAFATLKYLLFGGETVDKRWIKKILQSGAPKHLIHVYGPTENTTFSSYYCVEELPSSTSLPIGIPITNTQIYILDTYLQLVPIGVTGELYIGGKGLAREYLNRPELTTKHFISHPFSNNPQTRLYRTHLTSKKVLQAS